DNA from Candidatus Saccharimonadales bacterium:
TAAAGTTACTGAAAAAGACGTAACTGAAGTGATTGATCGCCTGCGTGGCGCAGCATCTGAAAAGAAAGATGTTGACCGTGCGGCTAAAGACGGCGACGAAATTGTTATGGATTTTGCCGGCACAGACAAAGACGGCAAAGAAGTCGAAGGAGCTAAGGGCACTGATTACCCTTTGACTTTGGGTTCTAAGACTTTTATTCCTGGTTTCGAGGAAGGCTTGATTGGCAAAAAGCTGGGCGATAAGTTTGATCTCGACTTAACCTTCCCTAAGGACTACCATCATAAACCTCTTGCAGGCGCAAAGGTTAAATTTGCCGTAACAATCAAAGCTGTTAAAGAAGTAGTTCTGCCGGAATTGACAGATGAATTTGCTGCAAAAACTGGTGCTTTTAAAACTGTCGACGAGCTTAAAGCCGATATCAAAAAAGAATTAGAATCTCAAAAAGAACGTGAAGCAACCGATAAGCTAAAAGACTCTTTGCTTGAACAGCTTATTAAAGTCAGTACAATTCCAACTCCCGAGATCTTAATCAAAGACCAAATGCAAATGTTGGAGCGGGACTTTACTCAAAACTTGATGTACCGTGGTCTAACTCTTGATCAGTATCTTGAGCAGCAAGGTTTAACCAAGGAAGATTGGGAGAAGAACGAGCT
Protein-coding regions in this window:
- the tig gene encoding trigger factor, which produces MKHTINNTSDTTKQITVSLTADDLAEVKAKTVKRLAKDVKVAGFRQGKTPVGVAEKNINPQVLESEIVEDAVNQHMIAILDAESIMPLDRPKVEVKKMVPGEQLEFVAELEVIPEIKLGDYKNLKAKKDDVKVTEKDVTEVIDRLRGAASEKKDVDRAAKDGDEIVMDFAGTDKDGKEVEGAKGTDYPLTLGSKTFIPGFEEGLIGKKLGDKFDLDLTFPKDYHHKPLAGAKVKFAVTIKAVKEVVLPELTDEFAAKTGAFKTVDELKADIKKELESQKEREATDKLKDSLLEQLIKVSTIPTPEILIKDQMQMLERDFTQNLMYRGLTLDQYLEQQGLTKEDWEKNELREQSIRRVQVGLALAELSKIAKIEVNQQELEARVAELMQGYGNNPEIAKQFESPEVRRDIANNVMTRKTTDYLVEVNAK